From a region of the Macrobrachium nipponense isolate FS-2020 chromosome 20, ASM1510439v2, whole genome shotgun sequence genome:
- the LOC135195268 gene encoding isatin hydrolase-like, with the protein MKFVSLLLTAVLGISTAAAELFELSYTYNKDAPTSSKLSPFVHKQIKKGYDKLGFWVELNDFCTSEHSGTHIDAPVHFAEHSWALEAIPIRRLWRVPAVVIDVSKNIKPDQPNYEVKVKDFEEWEAVHGVIPDGSLVLARTGWGAKVNTLSQYLGLDGNNNQNFPGLGKGAAEWLLNHRKKHGHKTGVVRLASIQYQWMLEVCEISIPCDTVQGKHLWH; encoded by the exons ATGAAATTCGTTTCGCTGCTGTTAACAGCAGTACTTGGAATTTCTACAGCTGCAGCAGAACTCTTCGAACTTTCCTACACGTACAATAAGGACGCTCCGACATCGAGCAAACTCAGTCCTTTTGTTCACAAGCAGATAAAGAAAGGTTACGACAAGCTAGGATTCTG GGTAGAATTGAATGACTTCTGCACTTCCGAACACTCTGGGACGCATATCGATGCTCCCGTTCATTTTGCCGAGCATTCCTGGGCTTTGGAAGCTATTCCTATTAGACGTTTATGGAGAGTACCAG CCGTGGTGATCGACGTCTCGAAGAATATCAAGCCAGACCAACCGAACTACGAGGTGAAAGTCAAAGATTTCGAGGAGTGGGAGGCTGTCCACGGAGTAATTCCTGATGGCAGCCTAGTCCTCGCCCGCACAGGATGGGGTGCTAAGGTCAATACACTTAGCCAATATTTAGGGCTCGATGGCAATAATAATCAAAACTTCCCAG GTCTCGGCAAAGGTGCTGCCGAGTGGCTACTCAACCATCGCAAAAAGCACGGCCATAAAACTGGTGTGGTTAGATTGGCATCGATACAATATCAGTGGATGTTGGAAGTCTGTGAGATATCCATCCCATGTGACACtgtacaaggaaaacatctatGGCATTGA